Part of the Lolium rigidum isolate FL_2022 chromosome 6, APGP_CSIRO_Lrig_0.1, whole genome shotgun sequence genome, ACTTCATGGGAAACAATGTTATATCAACAAAACCATATTTTTATTTCCTGAATAATTTCAACCAATTACAGAtgctgccctcgcatttgcgagggccactgtgctagttgatagaaaagaaggttatatgtacaagtcACTGAGAGGACGAACACCCCACcttacaactcgacccaagagaGAGAACCTTGTTAACTCATTGCTTTTGTAGTTGATTTTACTTCATTTGTCGAACTGTTAGTGTTACCGAATGATAATTTTGGTTTGTGAAGAGCTAATTATAAGGTGCATTTTCTAGCCATTATAAAATATCCAACAATGGAACTATATCTGTCAGTATGATTGATTGATAAAACGGtgcttttgtagttggtttaactTGATTTGTCGAACTGTTAGTGTTTACCCAATGGGGATATGGTTCTGCACTGCTGATAATTTTTGGTCGACCTTGATGTTCAAATATTTCATTCTCATGTACAGAGTGTGCTCAAGACTTGATAGTTTTTCACACAATCTAAGTTGTATTGTTTGTACATGCCTTCTAGAATTTGGAAAGCTGAGATGACGATGTGTACAGGATAGACTCTTCTGATATTGATCCACCTGCTTTCATTTAGGTACAGCTTATTAGTTTGACTTGCAGATCCTTGTAAATTAAATGATTCACTAGGTTACAATTTGGTCTCTGTAAAAAATAGGGTAAACTATTGTGTTAACTCATCTCCTCGGATCCTTTGCTTTTTCTCCTGTTAAAGCACACCACAACCGTGCAATAGTCTGTTGTTTTTGAACTTGTTACATATTTGTTAGCTTATTAGAATTTTCATCTAACTCTTGCAATATTCTAAATTTCTGAACTTGTATTACTCTGATTTGTCTTGTTTCCAGGACCATGCGTACAAGATGGTCATTGTCTGCAACGTTAAAGCAGAAGGTGTTGTTTGCTGAGTTGCAGGGTGTTGATTGCTAGAGGTCAAGAATGTTTTTACATCTCGTTATATTTAGCATGCCTTGGAGATGATTTTGTTTGCTCAACTTAGCTTGACGTTGTAGCATGATCTATCCTCCGAATGCAAATGGTTGCATGTATGAATGGACAAGTGATGGATGCATGCGTGAACCTTCAGGTGAGCAACAGTCAAGGCCTGTCTCAGCTTGGAAGAGGAGAAAGAAAGACTTGGAAGAGAATCTTTTGACTTGAGCCTCAACAACCATGGCAGAGGCTGTTGTCGGGCAGCTGGTGGTCAAGCTCGGCGCGGCGCTAGTGAAAGAGGCGGCAACCTTTGGCGGGTCACTGCTGTTCAAGGAAGCATCCACCCTGAGGgtcctcttcggcaagatccgCATGGCCAAGGCAGAGTTGGAGAGCATGCAGGCATACCTGCAGGAGGCAGAGCGGTTCAAGGACACCGACAGGACCACAACCATCTTCGTCCGTGAGATCAGGGGCCTTGCCTTCCAGATTGAGGATGTCGTCGACGAGTTCACCTACAAGCTGGAGGAGGTCAAGCATGGAGGGTATGCCGCCAAAATGAAGAACAGGCTCAAGCACATTAAGACCTGGCGCCGCATGGCGTCCAAGCTCCAAAAAGTCGAAGACAAGCTGCAGGATGCCAAGCAGAGGAAGAAGGATTACACCGTCATTGCAGGAATCGACAGATTTACTTCTGCCATCAGATCAATGAATCAAGGTCAAGCTTTGCACTTCACCAGGGATGAGGACCTTGTGGGGGTCGAGGAGAACAGGGATATGCTGATACGATGgctgaccggtggcggtggcggcggtggtggtgatgattcAGAGCAGAGGAGCAGCAAAGTCACCACGGTGTGGGGGATGCCTGGTGTTGGTAAAACCACTCTGGTTGCTCATGTGTACAGTACCGTGAAAGTGGATTTTGACGCCGCAGCCTGGGTAACTGTGTCGGAGAGTTACCGCATCGAAGATCTGCTGAAGAAGATCGCCACCGAGTTCGGCATCACAGTCAATGCCGCAAACAATGAGATGAGAGGCCTAGCAGAGTCCATCCACAACTACCTTCAAGGTaaaaagtacatcttggtcctggATGATGTCTGGACTGCGCGCTGTTGGTCGGAGATAAAAAATATCTTTCCAACTTCTAATTGTACTGGGCGATTTGTTATCACATCAAGAAAGCATGAAGTGTCACTGTTGGCAACTAGGGAGTCTGCAATTCACTTGGAACCACTACAAGCACATCACTCCTGGTTGTTGTTCTGCAAAGGGGCTTTCTGGAATGATGATGATAAAGAGTGCCCATTGGAGTTGCAGAATTTGGCTTTGATGTTCATAGCAAAGTGTCAAGGCTTGCCCATCGCTCTTGCATGTATTGGCCGCCTACTCTCCTGCAAACCCCCAACTTCTGCCGAATGGGAGAATGTGTACATGGGTTTGGATTTGCAGTTGGTGACAGATGTGATCCCTGATGCTCATATGGTTCTAAAGGTCAGCTTGGAGGACCTTCCATACGGTTTGAAGAATTGTTTCTTACACTGCGCATTATTCCCAGAAGATTATGTACTAAAAAGGAGGACGATACTGAGGCAGTGGATTGCCGCGGGATTTATCAGGGAAAAGGAGAACAGAACACTGGAGGAAGTGGCAGAGGGATACTTAATGGAGCTTGTGAACCGAAGCTTATTACAGGTAGTTCGGAGGAATCATGCTGGACGACTGAAACACTGCCGGATGCATGATATCATACGCCTTCTTGCCCTCAACAAAGCAAAGGAGGAATGTTTTGGTGACGTGTATAATGGCTCTGCTGCTGGCACACGCCGCCTATCAATACATGTTAAAAACTTTGAACAACTGAGCCGATCTGGTGCAACACATCTCCGTGCGCTCCATGTTTTTGAGAGGTATATCAATGTTGATTTTCTGAAGCCTATCCTGACATCTTCGAACTTGTTGTCGACGTTGGATCTGCAAGGTACCAATATCAAAATGCTGCCCAATGAGGTATTCGATTTGTTTAATCTCCGTTATTTGGGCCTTAGATGTACCGATATCGAAAGCCTGCCTGAAGCAGTGGGGAGGTTACAAAACTTGGAAGTCTTGGATGCTTCCGATACTAAGCTGACGTATTTACCAAACAATGTCGTAAAACTCCAGAAGTTGAGATATCTGTACGCCCACACTGCTACTGGTGCATTGGAGGCATTAGAAAATTTCAGTGGTGGAGTTAAGGTGCCTAATGGCATCCAGCACTTGGCAGGACTACAGGCTCTTCAGTGCGTCAAAGCCACTCCAGAGTTTCTGCACGAAGTTGGAGCTCTAATAGAGCTAAGAACATTCGATGTATGCAACGTGCAGAGTGAAAACTCTACTGATCTGGGCAATGCTATCGCCAAAATGATccatcttgttcatcttgaaattGGCACTGCAGCTAAGAGTGATGTGCTGCAGCTGGAAGGGCTTTCTTTACCCCCAACCCTTTCTTGGCTTGGTTTAGTAGGGCAGCTAGACAAAACATCGATGCCTCAACTTTTCACTTCTTGGTCACTCCTTAATAGCCTTACTCGGTTACACCTGGTATTCTCCAATATTGATGAGGAAAGTTTTTCCTGTCTATGTGTGTTACATGGTTTACGCTCTCTTGAACTAGTTAAGGCTTTTGAAGGGAAGAGGTTAGATTTTTACGCAGGGTCATTTCCACAACTTCGGTTTCTACGCATATGGTGTGCGGCAAAGCTCAACCAAATTGGAATAGAGGACAGTGCGATGCAAAACCTTGTCATGCTATCGGTCGTATACTGTTCCGAGCTAAAGGTCCTTCCTGATGGTATTGAGCATCTTAGAGCACTTGAGAAATTACGTCTGGTAGACACGTCAGAAGAGCTGGTTGAGAAACTCCTGCAAAATAGAGATTCAGATGAATGCAGCGAAGATCTAATGAAGATTAGCCACATAAGGAATGTTACAGTTGAACTGACACGGACAGGACTTCTGGAAAGGATTAGGTGATTGTCGCTGCTTCCAAGGTTAGGTTTTCCTGTTTCATATTTGTGCATATAAATCTAATTAATGTGGTTCCTTTCTCCATGCTCATGTGTATCTTCTTCAACTAGACTAGAAGTATGCAACTAGATGACCCATAACTGGTAGCACTGATCATAGAAACAAGTAACTGGTTATGCAATTTCCATTTTCCTTGTATCCACCACGTGGGTTTCAAGTCCTCATGGACTCAAATCTGACTCCTATTTGTCCTTTGTTAAGATGGCTTCTAGTTCCTCATACGTGCATGTTCTCTCGTTTTAAGTTTGTTAAGAGAAAATGATGTGTGTTTTCATGCTTTTCCTAAATTAAGAGACCGAGTGAACCTGCTATTTACGAGCATCAGAGATACAGAGATTCATTTACTCCCGTGACTGAGACTGACTCGATTTTCTGATTATTATCAGATTCTGCAGTGCAATGTCAAGCACATTCTGCTCACTTGGAAGGAGAAAATGATGTTAGTCTGTTGACTGCTGTTAAGGAGAGTCTTTCGAACATATCCCGTCCCATATTAAGGCTCTGAGCTTGGGACGCTGTGAGGTGTTGCACCAGTTACATCTGTTGCTAGATGAGATTCTGGGCCCGGCCTTGTTACTGAAAATGAACTGAGTTGGTGGTGCGCAATCCTGAAGAGGAGACCATGAGAGGCTCTGCGACAATGCCAACACATGTGGTCTTCTTCCATGCTGTGCCTGTGTGAGATGAGTATTCTGCTCAGCTGTTAGTTGTAGTTTCTGTTGCCTATGTACTTTCGTTGGCGTGATAATATTTGTTATCGGGAGCATGCTAATATCCTGCTGGAAGCTCATTCTGCAGTGTTGCTATAGTTTAAAGACTATTAAATTCTGTGACGAACATGGGGAGCTAAGCTGTGCTCCTGCTATCGAAAAACTTGTCTTTCTTTTTGAAAGCAAAAAAACTTTGTTGCATCAGAATTGATATattttttttctcgaacacacgCCTAGACGTGTGTCTTTGTATATTAGAAGAAGACCGTCAAGATGACGGGAAAGTTACAGCGTTGGTAGCAAGGCTACAGCAGAAGGCAAAATAAGAAACAAAGAAAACAAGAGAAGAGCACAAGAGAGAACAAAACAAAATATATACAAGGCTAACATTCTGTTAGCCTGCATCAGAATTGATATATATTGGTGCTATGGCTGAATCACGTGCAAAAAAGGCATGCAAGTTAGCTTCTCGGTGATTGTTGATGGAATGTTCATCCACACAGGTGTGAATCAAATTGAGTAGTTTCAGTTAGGTTTTAAATATTTTCTTTCAATTATACGATCATGCACTTTATTTCTCTGATTGGCCAACTTGCCACTTACTGGAGCGAATGAATTTTAATTTTTGCTAAAAATGATCATTTCTTGCTTACATCCATTGTATCCTAGTTTCGATCCATCTTTATCGATCATTCTTAAAAACATAACTTGCATACAAGCACTCAAACGATGTTATCATACTCAGCCGCAATTTCAATTAAATTACCATTATCATTCGACAGTAATCATGCCTTTTCAACTTCAGCAGATTGTTAGAATTTGAGGGCCTCTTTGATTTTTCGGATTTACAAACGTTGGGACTTGGAAAAACACATAATTGTAACGACATGCCCCTTTAATCCTATAGAGCTGAATTTGTAGCAAAGACCGTTTGATTGTCAAATGGTCAACAGACCAACAAAGTATTCTTTCCAAAAGGTTGGAGTGAATGAGGGTAGTTTTGTCGTGATGTTGTTACCAGAGTCCCCACCGGCGAAGAATCCCACAGACGTCTCGGTTGATACTGCTCTCCTGGACCCACCATCAGCGTGGGGTTGTGccggcaaatcctatacaccgcaACGGGCGGTGTATACGATCGACACCAAGTACCTCCGCCTGTCTGTCGTGTCGCTCGTGCATGcatcgaggaggaagatgagacgCGTGGATGGATGCAGAACTCGCCGACGATAGGGCTGACGCAGCCGCAGTGCCCGATGGAGGTAAGGCcaggacctcgccggagaccgggAGGAGTGCACGCGAATAATTAAACCGGGTGCACGGACGAATCATGCGCATGGTGAGTTGTGATCCCACCAGGATTTCACTTTTAGTGTATTTTATTATTTTAGTTCAAATTATGGTGTTAAAGTTTAAACTATAAAAAGCAAAATGCACTACAAGTGGAATTTATATGGGATCTCACTTGACACCCTAATCATGCGTCAGCAATCACAGAGGAGAAAATGGGCATAAATTTGCAGATGTTTTACTTCAGTCATCCATCCATCATCTCGTTTCTCTGTCAATGCTTCTACGCGGAGAAGCTAGCTAACCCGCTGCTTTCTTTTGAAAGGCACGGGCTTTTGCTCGTCACGTCCAATCTTGCCGTTCGTCAGAGTGAAAGATGTGTTGGTTTCATCCTCCTGTATCTTTGTAGCACCACTCTTCTCCCCTTTCCACGACGTACCGACGCTACTCCTAGCTGCCTTT contains:
- the LOC124665233 gene encoding disease resistance protein RPM1-like, coding for MAEAVVGQLVVKLGAALVKEAATFGGSLLFKEASTLRVLFGKIRMAKAELESMQAYLQEAERFKDTDRTTTIFVREIRGLAFQIEDVVDEFTYKLEEVKHGGYAAKMKNRLKHIKTWRRMASKLQKVEDKLQDAKQRKKDYTVIAGIDRFTSAIRSMNQGQALHFTRDEDLVGVEENRDMLIRWLTGGGGGGGGDDSEQRSSKVTTVWGMPGVGKTTLVAHVYSTVKVDFDAAAWVTVSESYRIEDLLKKIATEFGITVNAANNEMRGLAESIHNYLQGKKYILVLDDVWTARCWSEIKNIFPTSNCTGRFVITSRKHEVSLLATRESAIHLEPLQAHHSWLLFCKGAFWNDDDKECPLELQNLALMFIAKCQGLPIALACIGRLLSCKPPTSAEWENVYMGLDLQLVTDVIPDAHMVLKVSLEDLPYGLKNCFLHCALFPEDYVLKRRTILRQWIAAGFIREKENRTLEEVAEGYLMELVNRSLLQVVRRNHAGRLKHCRMHDIIRLLALNKAKEECFGDVYNGSAAGTRRLSIHVKNFEQLSRSGATHLRALHVFERYINVDFLKPILTSSNLLSTLDLQGTNIKMLPNEVFDLFNLRYLGLRCTDIESLPEAVGRLQNLEVLDASDTKLTYLPNNVVKLQKLRYLYAHTATGALEALENFSGGVKVPNGIQHLAGLQALQCVKATPEFLHEVGALIELRTFDVCNVQSENSTDLGNAIAKMIHLVHLEIGTAAKSDVLQLEGLSLPPTLSWLGLVGQLDKTSMPQLFTSWSLLNSLTRLHLVFSNIDEESFSCLCVLHGLRSLELVKAFEGKRLDFYAGSFPQLRFLRIWCAAKLNQIGIEDSAMQNLVMLSVVYCSELKVLPDGIEHLRALEKLRLVDTSEELVEKLLQNRDSDECSEDLMKISHIRNVTVELTRTGLLERIR